TTAgggagaggttaccataccaaaaattctacacatttcaaaacatctttattctcttcatcttcttcttctttttagttattttttatgaatttttagaggaaaaatttggaggTTCATCCtctaaattttcctatttatgtttgtaatttttagtttgtatttgctattctagttatgtgtttctaatctttttaagattattaaggtgatgatgaaacaatatgtaactagataatatttattttgtatattgatttcccattttgtgcaacaaagtttatggaattttcttcttcaaatatcttctttcatcttaaatatcatgtattttggattgttagcacatatttacactttgttcttcattagtgcaaaagcataatattctttgtgtaagatgtgtaataaattgtacacatccatgcttagaacaaaaatattatgttttgccttataaataatgttaattgatttatttgttatttcattagattgatttacactaaatgttttgaaattataattttgaaaagtgaagaaaaatcttatctttttagaagtaatttgtgcttaaaattataaatctatttggaaaatgatagtttgatttattttaactatcactaaaatttgggaatcaatgtacttataaatattattgaacttatattttgtggattctaatccttaataatcttattttaccatcttgtttataattattaattgagtaatatatattgtctttaatttctatattattatattttattttatttttattatacgaAAATCCCATCAAtttttggaactaggttagaatttattaattttgatttaaaatagtttcctttttgattttagacaactcctttggattCGACATCTTTGCTTACACgttcactattctatatgaacgattcgtgcgcttgcgatttataaatatttaaaacatactcatTTTGGGTCTATCAACGAGCAACAGTTTCAAGTCCAGCTTGGCggccattatttcaattaaatagCTAGATAaattatttacaaatatatataagtgCAGTTTTAATGATTACTACTTATGGATGTTTActtttaatattaaccattagattaagatcaatgatccatatttatagttgttaattaatatttctaaaaataaattttgattttttcatattttttgaagggttacctgatgaaaaaacgtgtatttattatgaaaatataatatcgtaaacttttcattttcaaATGCatatcaatttctaaatatagttagtgcctctcattggttggaaacaacattaattatgacaaaaaaataactaaattcaaaattaatgtaaaaatatttatctgttggtgacttgctatactaaGTTACTATGttaccacatcatcataattgttagtactcattTATGGATAATAACTTTCACTTCAAGCCCTACTGTGCTCTTGGTGTTCtcctatctatctatctatctatctatatatatatatatgtatatatatctttatatttGTAAAGTTTGCTAAAGTTTCAATCAACTCTGCCCTGTGTGTCCTACATTTTATTTCCATTTTCTATTGGTATTATAGTTTCCAAGAAATTTGTAGTTTTGAGTGACCAACAAGAAGTGATGatacattttttattaaaaaggaGAACCGTGATATCACTGATAAGCAATGGTGAGGAAAGTCAAACCTGTTTCATTTTCAATTCcttattaaataattatgatattctatttttagtaattaccaaattaattaaaccatgaattaattaaaacgcggaatggtaattaactgtttacacagatagtaattttgtcgggacagaatcctaacttgtcacgacagaaactgaacacaataaatagacagtgcaaaaataaagaacacaccgaatttttacaaggtttagaaactctttcggataacctactccttggggccacgcccagagaataaactaattagtaaagaaacaatgtgtacaaaagcattgacttaaacaatgtaagactctctcttaaactattgccgcaatcttgttgtacttttctctacgaatctgatttgatgaaacgctgattctcttgaacttccttaaaagaatagcgagtgcacacttcctcccaaAGTGAGACTTAAATATAATCATCTCCCGAAGATTCTTATGAACACGATCACAATAaacactatctgtttacaatggactagatagatatccacaaatACACTctgcactctcacaaagattaaggtgaacaaacttaatctctacaaataaacacactcttcaaaataacgtaatgtttacaaatattcaaaatggaagagtgaaaattccaaaggccttggcaagatatttataggcaaggaaatcgtccaaggctatcattttctggtatctttgaaatcaatttgcgaattcctttgatcaAGGAAATCAGCCAACCAAATGAATTCtatgtcgacagaaaaggaaactgatgagtcagcaattaaatcagttttatctggcagaacgaacatggtcatttcttttgaccatgttcattttcgatactttctttattccagaataatcttctttattccagaataatcataattcctgaaaataatctcaagataattgCAAAATATATTATTACCAAATATTGATTATTTGtaataaataaggtaaaaatattttcacacttaaatatattttcacattacaaaatcagctgaaAATATTGCTAATTAATCCaaaaatcaatatggagatatgctactaattttctttaaacatttaaaatattttgtctaatttAAAGGTTAGCCAAAAAAAGAATTTtacaaattatattaatataaatttaaatgttataaattattattatgataataatatatagtcTTAATTTTTATacgaattcaaatattataaaatattattattataataatatttaatacaaaagtAAATAtctaatacttatattaatataaatttaaatattataataataatatataacacataatcttaatttttattaaaaaattatcatttatgcttaaaaaatattatcatattacatatatatttttaaattataaacaatatttagctttaatttttcatttaatatgcttatgtcattttttttatatataattttgtttatttatttgaaatttatatgtaatgatacaaatttaataaaaataattaataaattttataaataaaactaagcaaatacaCAATATTTGTATcgagtatatataaatatatatataaaaaagagaaattggtgaaaatagtctattttttttttaagtggtttTGCACTCTGGCttacttttaataattttttgcaaaatggttTCGATTATAATCCATATATTTTACTCTTCTTTTTTAACAATGATCAGATCACTAATTTTAACATTCAAAGTAAACCGATTATACGATCATGACAGTTCAATGAAGTAGACTGTTATATTTTATAAGTATTGAGTAGGCAATTAAAACTAAGTATTGTATTTTAATTGATGAGACACACAACAAGCATGGAAATTGGAAATGACGATTTGTATCAATAATTATGTACTTTAAACTGAGTCATAATTATGAAATTTAAGTCCATAATTTGAGGATAAAGTACTTAGTTAAATTTTTCACTGAAACGCAAACACTGCAGCAATACAAAAGGAGAACAAAATGATATGCACTTCTTCTTGCACCAAGATCTAAGCatatatatgcatacatatatacatacctACAATTATTATGAGCCCAGTTATTTACTGATACTACTCTTCTAAACTATTGAGCTATGAGCTCTAACTCTTGAGCTAGTGGTACCAGGGCAGTTAATAACTCGTATCTTTCTCAAGTTTCTCATATTCTGCAAGTTTATCAATGCTTGCAGTCCATAACGGCTGCAAGAGGGAAGTCCCGCCCTTGGTCGATAGTTCCTGCGCCACATAACGCATAGTGGGTCGTGACTCTGGACCAGTTCTGGTGCAAGCCAACGCTAAGCTCACCACTAACACCACCACAGCCGAAAGTTTACCAGTTGGAGGTAGCAGACGCTGGTCTAACACATCCTTCAAAAGCAATTCTCTCTTGTTCGGCAAAGATTCTAATAGTTCCCTTGGATGCCTTCCCATCATGACTTCCAAAGCCACCACTCCAAAACTATACACATCACATTTTTCAGTCACCTTCATTGTGAACGCTAGCTCTGTCCCCACAACCAAACATAATACATTAGCCAATAAATACTAGATTTATAAGTATATAAACATACACACATGTAAGGTTTGTTCATCAGTATTTGCTGCTGCTGATGAATCAGGACCCTCCATCATAGTGGAGAACCATGATGATTCATCACTAGCAAAATTCTTATAATACATAATTAGTACTCAATTGTTGGGTTATTATTTACCTGGTGCCATGTAGCCGTAGGACCCAGCAAGATTTGTCCAGTTTGATGAGTCAGGACTCAACAGCTTAGCAGTGCCAAAGTCCGAGAGTTTTGGAACAAAATCCCAATTGAGCAACACATTGTTCAAGGACACATCGCGGTGTAGGATTGGTGGAGAGCAGTCATGGTGCAAGTAGGAGGTTGCAGCTGCTAGTCCTTCCACAATTCTCACCCTTACATCCCAGTCAAGTTCTTCAGCTCCCTTGTTTGAACCATATAGTACACTGGCTAGACTGCCTCTCTTTGCATACTGATATACCAAGTACATGGAGCCTTTCCTTGAGCAGTACCCATAAAGCTTGATGATGTTCCGGTGTCGGACTTCAGTCAAAGTTCGTATTTCATTTAGGAAACTCATTATCTGGCTTAGTTCTGTTAGTTGATCACCTGTGTCTGAGGTTTCTAGCCGCTTTACTGCAAGAACACGACCAGAAGACAAAGCCGCCTTGTAAACTGTACCATAACCGCCTTTTCCAATCCAATACTTGTCGTTAAAGTCTTCCGTGGCCTCCACGATTtctgaaaatttgaattttccttccttttcccatatcaaagACTCGAGAGCAATGTCAATGTTCTTTCGAGAATGGTTACTTTCCCTGTCCACCACTTTTTTTTTACGATGATACAACAGAAGAATTAAAAATATGGCAGCTGCAAGAACTACAAGGCTGCAAACGAGACCAACAACGAGAAAGAGAACTGTGTTACTTTTCTTGCTAGAAGTTTCACAGGGAATGAGGCCTAAAGCGTCACCACACAATCCAGGATTTCCAAAAAAGGCACTTGTATTTTGGAAAGTTGCTCCTGTTGGGATTGGACCTTCAAAATTATTGTGAGAAAAATCACTGGAAAGTAGACTTATTAGGCTGGAAAAGGATGTTGGGATTCTACCAGAGAGATGATTATGAGAGACATTGAGGCTTTGAAGCATTATAAACTTAGAGAAGCTTGAGGGGATTTCTCCAGAGAGAATATTGCTGCTGAGATCCAACACATATTGTAATGAAACCAAGTTGCCAAGCTCTGAAGGTATTTCACCGGATAGGTTATTGCGGCCAAGGTTCAAGCTGAGTAATCTTTCACAACTACCAAGCCATTCTGGTATGTTTCCTCTCAAATTGTTAGCTGAGAGATCAAGATCTGCAATCTCACTGCTTATCTTGACTAGACTTGGGGGGATTTTTCCAGTCAAACGATTGTTGCTGAGATTAAGCCTGTACAATTTGTTTAGATTCCCCAGTTCAGCCGGAATTTCTCCACTCAAGTCATTTGAATTGAGACTCAAAACTTGCAACTTGGTCAACTTTCCAAGCTCAAGTGGGATTTTTCCAGAAATTTTGTTTCTCTCCACTTGCAAAGTAGTGAGATTTCTACAGTCTCCCCACTCCACTGGCACTTGTCCCACAAATAAATTGCCACTGAAAGAGATTATTTCAAGATAAGAAGGAACACACAGAGCAGTTGGGAGGAATGAATTGTCAAAATGTTTTACTGTAGAGAATTCTGAACAACTTCTACTCTCTGATGGTGGCTTTTCCaaaatgttgttgttgtttttgttgttCACTAAAGGGAGGGCACTGCATATTTCTTTTGGCAATTCTCCCGAGAAGTTGTTGTCGTTGAAGATGACATAGTTCAGTTTAGAATCGCTCCTCCCAAAATCTCTAGGAATTGTGCCAGAGAAACTATTAGACTGCACAGACAAACTCGTCAAGTTACCAAGATTAAAAATTGTATGTGGGATCTCTCCAGAAAATTTGTTAGAATCGATGTGAAAGTAAACCAAGGATGTCATGTTTCCAATCTCCGGGGGGATTGTACCATTGAGTTTGTTCTGGAAAAGGTGCAAAGACACAAGGCTATTTAGGCTGCACAATGTTGAGGGAATTGGACCTGAGAGAGAGTTTTCAGAGAGGTCCAACACTACGAGGTTGTTCAAGTTTCCAATCTCCTGAGGAATCAGGCCAGACAAGTTATTATTGTATAAAGACAGTAGCTTGAGATTCGAAAGCTCACTTAGTTTTGCAGGGATACTTCCTGATAGCTGGTTTTTAGAAAAATCCAAGCCTTTTAGATCCTTCAAGTAGCCTATTTCTGAGGGAATTGTACCAGAGAAGTTGTTTTGGTTTAGGAAAAGGTAGTTGAGATTTGTCAAATGTCCAATTGTCGATGGAATTTCCCCACTAAATCTATTGGACTGCAGTTGCAATGAGGTTAATGATGTCCAATTTGATATCAGAAATGATGAAAGTTGACCAGAAAGCAGATTACTGGATAAGCCCAATTCACTGATATTGTTCAAATTGGACAGTGACAAAGGCAGTTCGCCATAGATTTTATTTTCAGCGAGGGCCAAGAAGTTGAGTTTATTACAAAGTCCAAGCTCAGAGGGAATAGAAGAGTCCAATAAATTTTTGTGAAGATCAAGGTGGGTGAGCTCCTTGAGTTGGCCTAGAGACGAAGGAATTTCTCCTCTAAAGGAATTATCAGACAGAATAAGAATTTCAAGACCAGGTATGAAACCAATTTGATAAGGGATTGGACCATTTAAGGGATTCGATCCCAAATGAAGGTGTTTGAGATTGAAAAGCTTTGAAATGTTTGATGACAAAGGTCCTAAGAATTGGTTATTATTGAGTTTCAGAGTTTCAAGCTTTCCCAGATTAGTATATACCCATTCTGGGATTTGGCCAGTCAAAGTGTTAGATGACAAGTCGAGAAAAGTCAAGTTTCTGCAGTTTGATATGAAACTTGGAAATTCTGAAGTGAGGTTATTATAATAAAGATCAATATAGGTTAATGAAGACATGCCTGAAAATTTGGACCAGTCAGGAGATTCGAAGTAGTTTGCTCCAAGGTCAAAGTACCATAAGTTTTGGAGATTACCCAGTTGATAAGGAATTATTCCACCAAGGCTGTTGTTGTGAAAATTGAGATATTGAAGCTCTGTTAATTGGCCTATCTCCATTGGTATTGAACCAGTAAGACTGTTGTTGGTAAGGTTGAAACTGGTGATATTGAGAAAAGGAGTGACATCAAACTGGGCTAATGTTCCATTCAGATTCAAGTTGGAGAGATTTATTTCAGAGACTGTAACAATGACATTATTGCAGACAATCCCAGTCCATGTGCACAACTTGTTGAGATTAGTGAGGGACCATGAATTCAAAGAAGGTGAAGAAGTTAAGCTTTCTTTCCACTTGACAAGAGCTTCAGCTTGTGTTCTAGGCGAAGATGTGATCTTAAAGGGAAGCAAGAGAATAATAAGGAGAAGACACAACGGAGTATTGATGattttcatggtgtttttggcTTCTGTGGGTTTAAGGTTCAGTTACAATGGTTGGTTTACTCTCATATAGGAGACAGAATGAGCTACTACAAGGTACTTCTTTGCCAAGAAACAGTTATTGTAATATAAAGAGTATCAACCACTTTACATTTGTTTTTTGTGTTGgaatcaaaattttgatattcatAATCAAAAGAAGCTTCTGATGATTGAACACATTTGAATTCAAAGAACAACAGAGGAAAATAGGTTAATGAATAGGACAAGTAGATAAAAAAAACGATGGCTATCAATGTCAGTATATTGAAATGCAGACCATTTCACGTTGTCTCAGAAGCAATAAATAAATTTACACATTTATAAGGTAAATAAAAAAAGATCCAGTAATTTGATTATGATTTTTGGTTGACCAAAATTGAAACAGGTCTACCATCTATTATACTTTATTCGAATGTTGATTCCACTAAAATATGGTGCGGGGATTTGTCTAAAAGTTTTCTTCTTATTGGTTGATAACATCAACATCTTAGTCTTGTAACCACCTACCTAACTACTACACTAAATAATTCTTCTTTTTATGCTATAGTTTAaaggtgaagatttttgactctCATATCAATTACACTTAAAAATGTACAAAAGGACATTTTTTTCTTATGTATGCAGTATGCGT
The genomic region above belongs to Humulus lupulus chromosome 1, drHumLupu1.1, whole genome shotgun sequence and contains:
- the LOC133784716 gene encoding MDIS1-interacting receptor like kinase 2-like is translated as MKIINTPLCLLLIILLLPFKITSSPRTQAEALVKWKESLTSSPSLNSWSLTNLNKLCTWTGIVCNNVIVTVSEINLSNLNLNGTLAQFDVTPFLNITSFNLTNNSLTGSIPMEIGQLTELQYLNFHNNSLGGIIPYQLGNLQNLWYFDLGANYFESPDWSKFSGMSSLTYIDLYYNNLTSEFPSFISNCRNLTFLDLSSNTLTGQIPEWVYTNLGKLETLKLNNNQFLGPLSSNISKLFNLKHLHLGSNPLNGPIPYQIGFIPGLEILILSDNSFRGEIPSSLGQLKELTHLDLHKNLLDSSIPSELGLCNKLNFLALAENKIYGELPLSLSNLNNISELGLSSNLLSGQLSSFLISNWTSLTSLQLQSNRFSGEIPSTIGHLTNLNYLFLNQNNFSGTIPSEIGYLKDLKGLDFSKNQLSGSIPAKLSELSNLKLLSLYNNNLSGLIPQEIGNLNNLVVLDLSENSLSGPIPSTLCSLNSLVSLHLFQNKLNGTIPPEIGNMTSLVYFHIDSNKFSGEIPHTIFNLGNLTSLSVQSNSFSGTIPRDFGRSDSKLNYVIFNDNNFSGELPKEICSALPLVNNKNNNNILEKPPSESRSCSEFSTVKHFDNSFLPTALCVPSYLEIISFSGNLFVGQVPVEWGDCRNLTTLQVERNKISGKIPLELGKLTKLQVLSLNSNDLSGEIPAELGNLNKLYRLNLSNNRLTGKIPPSLVKISSEIADLDLSANNLRGNIPEWLGSCERLLSLNLGRNNLSGEIPSELGNLVSLQYVLDLSSNILSGEIPSSFSKFIMLQSLNVSHNHLSGRIPTSFSSLISLLSSDFSHNNFEGPIPTGATFQNTSAFFGNPGLCGDALGLIPCETSSKKSNTVLFLVVGLVCSLVVLAAAIFLILLLYHRKKKVVDRESNHSRKNIDIALESLIWEKEGKFKFSEIVEATEDFNDKYWIGKGGYGTVYKAALSSGRVLAVKRLETSDTGDQLTELSQIMSFLNEIRTLTEVRHRNIIKLYGYCSRKGSMYLVYQYAKRGSLASVLYGSNKGAEELDWDVRVRIVEGLAAATSYLHHDCSPPILHRDVSLNNVLLNWDFVPKLSDFGTAKLLSPDSSNWTNLAGSYGYMAPELAFTMKVTEKCDVYSFGVVALEVMMGRHPRELLESLPNKRELLLKDVLDQRLLPPTGKLSAVVVLVVSLALACTRTGPESRPTMRYVAQELSTKGGTSLLQPLWTASIDKLAEYEKLEKDTSY